In Erpetoichthys calabaricus chromosome 2, fErpCal1.3, whole genome shotgun sequence, a genomic segment contains:
- the LOC114645405 gene encoding LOW QUALITY PROTEIN: extracellular calcium-sensing receptor-like (The sequence of the model RefSeq protein was modified relative to this genomic sequence to represent the inferred CDS: deleted 1 base in 1 codon), producing MFMIIIVLALSVRSEDPPCTLWRNPDIPLFSQTGDFMLGGIFSFHNNIIELKPTLKSTPEPLNCKGLNYREYQVAEAMIFAIEEINNRRDILPKVSLGYKIYDACGSVSLAIKAAMALMSGAGEADSSTLPCSQQSSIHTIIGQSGSSPTIGIATLVGQFNIPVISHFATCACLSNRKEFPTFFRTIPSDYYQSRALAQLVKHFGWTWVGTIRSDNDYGNSGMATFIKAAEQEGICIEYSEVIYRTNPRENFLRTVKVIKMASSKTIVAFASFIDMDFLMKELLLQNVTGLQWVGSESWVSAKNVATKENYRIFKGALGFSIANALMPGLREFLLSAHPSSTPGNTGLIKFWENIFDCSFNNTTSKICTGSENLQQVNNLYTDVSELRIAYNVYKAVYAVAYALHDLLACQDNQGPCMANQKDTLPLQALQYLKKINFSMINGEYINFDINGDPPARYELLNWQLNVNGIIDFITIGFYDASLPEGKQFIMNNNSIVWASNEGKIPKSVCSESCRPGTRKATQKGKPVCCFDCLPCAEGEVSNSTDAIHCMKCPLEYRSNEEKDQCILKDVEFLSHDEIMGMILIIFALLGVLLTSTVTAVFFKFRDTPIVKANNSELSFLLLFSLTLCFLCSLTFIGEPTQWSCMLRHTAFGITFVLCISCVLGKTIVVLMAFRATMPGSKVMKYFGPTQQRLSVLTFTLIQTLTCIIWLVKYPPFPQKNINSNKEIIILECEMGSTVAFYIVLGYIGVLAFVCFALAFLARKLPDNFNEAKFITFSMLVFCTVWITFIPSYISSPGKYTVAVEVFAILSSSFGLLLCIFVPKCYIILLKPEKNFKKHVMGKMQSKSL from the exons ATGTTTATGATAATTATTGTGCTGGCTCTTTCAGTACGGAGTGAAGATCCCCCTTGCACATTATGGAGAAATCCTGATATTCCGCTTTTTTCACAGACTGGTGACTTCATGCTGGGaggaattttttcatttcataataaTATTATAGAATTGAAACCCACACTTAAGTCAACACCTGAACCATTAAACTGTAAAGG TTTAAATTACAGAGAATATCAGGTTGCTGAAGCCATGATATTTGCTATTGAAGAAATAAACAACCGAAGAGATATTTTGCCTAAAGTGTCACTGGGATATAAGATATATGATGCTTGTGGTTCTGTTTCTTTGGCAATCAAAGCTGCAATGGCACTAATGAGCGGAGCAGGAGAAGCAGATTCATCAACTTTGCCGTGTTCTCAACAATCTAGCATTCACACAATCATAGGACAGTCTGGCTCTTCTCCAACTATTGGGATCGCTACGCTTGTTGGTCAATTTAACATACCAGTG ATCAGTCATTTTGCTACTTGTGCTTGTCTCAGCAACAGGAAAGAGTTTCCCACTTTTTTTAGGACAATACCAAGTGATTATTATCAAAGCAGGGCACTGGCACAACTTGTCAAACACTTTGGATGGACCTGGGTGGGAACAATAAGGAGTGACAATGACTATGGAAATTCTGGCATGGCCACCTTTATAAAAGCAGCTGAACAGGAAGGTATCTGCATTGAATATTCAGAGGTTATTTACAGAACCAATCCAAGAGAGAATTTTCTTAGAACAGTCAAAGTAATTAAAATGGCTTCTTCAAAGACTATTGTAGCTTTTGCATCTTTTATAGACATGGATTTTTTAATGAAGGAACTGCTGCTTCAGAATGTTACGGGTTTACAGTGGGTAGGCAGTGAGTCCTGGGTGTCTGCCAAAAATGTAGCAACTAAAGAAAACTACAGAATTTTTAAGGGGGCACTTGGTTTTTCAATTGCTAATGCATTAATGCCAGGACTAAGAGAATTCTTATTGTCAGCTCATCCATCTAGCACTCCAGGCAATACAGGTTTGATTAAATTCTGGGAAAATATATTTGATTGCAGTTTCAATAATACAACATCTAAAATCTGCACAGGATCAGAGAATCTACAGCAAGTAAATAATCTGTACACTGATGTTTCTGAACTAAGAATTGCATATAATGTGTACAAAGCTGTATATGCTGTAGCATATGCGCTCCACGACCTTCTAGCTTGCCAGGATAATCAAGGACCCTGCATGGCGAACCAAAAAGATACACTGCCACTGCAG gcACTGCAATACCTGAAGAAGATTAATTTCAGTATGATCAATGGTGAATATATCAATTTTGACATCAATGGAGATCCTCCTGCCAGATATGAATTGTTGAATTGGCAGCTTAATGTAAACGGAATCATAGACTTTATAACTATTGGATTTTATGATGCATCTTTACCAGAAGGAAAGCAGTTTATAATGAACAATAACAGCATTGTGTGGGCCAGCAATGAGGGCAAG ATTCCAAAATCGGTATGCAGTGAAAGCTGTCGTCCTGGTACACGTAAGGCTACACAGAAAGGGAAACCGGTCTGTTGTTTTGATTGCTTACCATGTGCAGAAGGAGAAGTTAGCAATAGCACAG ATGCCATTCACTGCATGAAGTGTCCTTTGGAATACAGATCAAATGAGGAGAAAGACCAGTGCATTTTGAAGGATGTTGAATTTTTGTCTCATGATGAAATAATGGGGATGATATTAATTATATTTGCTTTGTTAGGGGTTTTATTAACTTCCACAGTTACTGCTGTGTTTTTCAAGTTCAGAGATACTCCTATTGTAAAGGCTAATAATTCAGAActaagttttcttcttcttttttcattgactCTGTGCTTTCTGTGCTCACTTACATTTATTGGGGAGCCCACTCAGTGGTCCTGCATGTTACGACACACAGCTTTTGGGATCACATTTGTTCTTTGCATCTCATGTGTTCTGGGGAAAACAATAGTTGTGCTTATGGCTTTTAGAGCAACAATGCCTGGCAGTAAAGTTATGAAATATTTTGGACCAACTCAGCAGAGGCTAAGCGTTTTAACTTTTACACTTATACAGACCTTGACGTGTATTATTTGGTTAGTTAAATATCCTCCTTTTCCCCAAAAAAATATTAACTCTAAtaaggaaataatcattttagaaTGTGAAATGGGATCCACAGTAGCTTTTTATAttgtgttaggatatattggAGTGTTAGCGTTTGTGTGTTTTGCTCTGGCATTTTTGGCTCGGAAATTACCAGATAACTTTAATGAGGCAAAATTCATCACATTCAGCATGCTGGTGTTCTGTACCGTCTGGATCACTTTTATTCCATCCTATATCAGCTCTCCTGGAAAGTATACAGTAGCCGTAGAGGTATTTGCTATTCTCTCATCCAGTTTTGGcttacttctttgtatttttgttccaaaatgttatatcattttactaaaaccagaa aaaaattttaaaaagcatgtgATGGGTAAAATGCAGTCAAAATCACTGTGA
- the LOC114645406 gene encoding extracellular calcium-sensing receptor-like isoform X1 has translation MFMIIIVLALSVRSEDPPCTLWRNPDIPLFSQTGDFMLGGIFSFHNNIIELKPTLKSTPEPLNCKGLNYREYQVAEAMIFAIEEINNRRDILPKVSLGYKIYDACGSVSLAIKAAMALMSGAGEADSSTLPCSQQSSIHTIIGQSGSSPTIGIATLVGQFNIPVISHFATCACLSNRKEFPTFFRTIPSDYYQSRALAQLVKHFGWTWVGTIRSDNDYGNSGMATFIKAAEQEGICIEYSEVIYRTNPRENFLRTVKVIKMASSKTIVAFASFIDMDFLMKELLLQNVTGLQWVGSESWVSAKNVATKENYRIFKGALGFSIANALMPGLREFLLSAHPSSTPGNTGLIKFWENIFDCSFNNTTSKICTGSENLQQVNNLYTDVSELRIAYNVYKAVYAVAYALHDLLACQDNQGPCMANQKDTLPLQALQYLKKINFSMINGEYINFDINGDPPARYELLNWQLNVNGIIDFITIGFYDASLPEGKQFIMNNNSIVWASNEGKIPKSVCSESCRPGTRKATQKGKPVCCFDCLPCAEGEVSNSTDAIHCMKCPLEYRSNEEKDQCILKDVEFLSHDEIMGMILIIFALLGVLLTSTVTAVFFKFRDTPIVKANNSELSFLLLFSLTLCFLCSLTFIGEPTQWSCMLRHTAFGITFVLCISCVLGKTIVVLMAFRATMPGSKVMKYFGPTQQRLSVLTFTLIQTLTCIIWLVKYPPFPQKNINSNKEIIILECEMGSTVAFYIVLGYIGVLAFVCFALAFLARKLPDNFNEAKFITFSMLVFCTVWITFIPSYISSPGKYTVAVEVFAILSSSFGLLLCIFVPKCYIILLKPEKNFKKHVMGKMQSKSL, from the exons ATGTTTATGATAATTATTGTGCTGGCTCTTTCAGTACGGAGTGAAGATCCCCCTTGCACATTATGGAGAAATCCTGATATTCCGCTTTTTTCACAGACTGGTGACTTCATGCTGGGaggaattttttcatttcataataaTATTATAGAATTGAAACCCACACTTAAGTCAACACCTGAACCATTAAACTGTAAAGG TTTAAATTACAGAGAATATCAGGTTGCTGAAGCCATGATATTTGCTATTGAAGAAATAAACAACCGAAGAGATATTTTGCCTAAAGTGTCACTGGGATATAAGATATATGATGCTTGTGGTTCTGTTTCTTTGGCAATCAAAGCTGCAATGGCACTAATGAGCGGAGCAGGAGAAGCAGATTCATCAACTTTGCCGTGTTCTCAACAATCTAGCATTCACACAATCATAGGACAGTCTGGCTCTTCTCCAACTATTGGGATCGCTACGCTTGTTGGTCAATTTAACATACCAGTG ATCAGTCATTTTGCTACTTGTGCTTGTCTCAGCAACAGGAAAGAGTTTCCCACTTTTTTTAGGACAATACCAAGTGATTATTATCAAAGCAGGGCACTGGCACAACTTGTCAAACACTTTGGATGGACCTGGGTGGGAACAATAAGGAGTGACAATGACTATGGAAATTCTGGCATGGCCACCTTTATAAAAGCAGCTGAACAGGAAGGTATCTGCATTGAATATTCAGAGGTTATTTACAGAACCAATCCAAGAGAGAATTTTCTTAGAACAGTCAAAGTAATTAAAATGGCTTCTTCAAAGACTATTGTAGCTTTTGCATCTTTTATAGACATGGATTTTTTAATGAAGGAACTGCTGCTTCAGAATGTTACGGGTTTACAGTGGGTAGGCAGTGAGTCCTGGGTGTCTGCCAAAAATGTAGCAACTAAAGAAAACTACAGAATTTTTAAGGGGGCACTTGGTTTTTCAATTGCTAATGCATTAATGCCAGGACTAAGAGAATTCTTATTGTCAGCTCATCCATCTAGCACTCCAGGCAATACAGGTTTGATTAAATTCTGGGAAAATATATTTGATTGCAGTTTCAATAATACAACATCTAAAATCTGCACAGGATCAGAGAATCTACAGCAAGTAAATAATCTGTACACTGATGTTTCTGAACTAAGAATTGCATATAATGTGTACAAAGCTGTATATGCTGTAGCATATGCGCTCCACGACCTTCTAGCTTGCCAGGATAATCAAGGACCCTGCATGGCGAACCAAAAAGATACACTGCCACTGCAG gcACTGCAATACCTGAAGAAGATTAATTTCAGTATGATCAATGGTGAATATATCAATTTTGACATCAATGGAGATCCTCCTGCCAGATATGAATTGTTGAATTGGCAGCTTAATGTAAACGGAATCATAGACTTTATAACTATTGGATTTTATGATGCATCTTTACCAGAAGGAAAGCAGTTTATAATGAACAATAACAGCATTGTGTGGGCCAGCAATGAGGGCAAG ATTCCAAAATCGGTATGCAGTGAAAGCTGTCGTCCTGGTACACGTAAGGCTACACAGAAAGGGAAACCGGTCTGTTGTTTTGATTGCTTACCATGTGCAGAAGGAGAAGTTAGCAATAGCACAG ATGCCATTCACTGCATGAAGTGTCCTTTGGAATACAGATCAAATGAGGAGAAAGACCAGTGCATTTTGAAGGATGTTGAATTTTTGTCTCATGATGAAATAATGGGGATGATATTAATTATATTTGCTTTGTTAGGGGTTTTATTAACTTCCACAGTTACTGCTGTGTTTTTCAAGTTCAGAGATACTCCTATTGTAAAGGCTAATAATTCAGAActaagttttcttcttcttttttcattgactCTGTGCTTTCTGTGCTCACTTACATTTATTGGGGAGCCCACTCAGTGGTCCTGCATGTTACGACACACAGCTTTTGGGATCACATTTGTTCTTTGCATCTCATGTGTTCTGGGGAAAACAATAGTTGTGCTTATGGCTTTTAGAGCAACAATGCCTGGCAGTAAAGTTATGAAATATTTTGGACCAACTCAGCAGAGGCTAAGCGTTTTAACTTTTACACTTATACAGACCTTGACGTGTATTATTTGGTTAGTTAAATATCCTCCTTTTCCCCAAAAAAATATTAACTCTAAtaaggaaataatcattttagaaTGTGAAATGGGATCCACAGTAGCTTTTTATAttgtgttaggatatattggAGTGTTAGCGTTTGTGTGTTTTGCTCTGGCATTTTTGGCTCGGAAATTACCAGATAACTTTAATGAGGCAAAATTCATCACATTCAGCATGCTGGTGTTCTGTACCGTCTGGATCACTTTTATTCCATCCTATATCAGCTCTCCTGGAAAGTATACAGTAGCCGTAGAGGTATTTGCTATTCTCTCATCCAGTTTTGGcttacttctttgtatttttgttccaaaatgttatatcattttactaaaaccagaaaaaaattttaaaaagcatgtgATGGGTAAAATGCAGTCAAAATCACTGTGA